ATAATATTTGCCTTGCAAATAATTATTTCAACGCCTCCGGCAGCAATTCCAAACTTCTGGGCATCATCGTCAATCGTGACGACGGCAGCGGCATTGCCGAACGCTACGCCGAAGCCGCCGGGATCAATGTGCTGATGAAACTACCCTACAATTCCGAAGCCCGCGACAAGGCCGACAGTTTCGATTTGGCCATGCGCTTGCCCGAAATCGAAAGGCCGTTCCGTGAATTGACGGAAAAACTGTTGAACGGCGAACTCAGCTATTGCTCGCCAAAAGGCTTGAGCTACGAGGAATTTATGTCGCTTTTCGGCGAGATTTCCGGCAATCGCCCGGCGTCGGCGTCGTTTGCGGATTTGCATCTCGCAAGCAAACCGGAAGTCGACATCGACCGGCTCGGCGTGGAAACAATTCAAAATCTTAGCACGATAAAATCCGCCGAATCAGAAACGCAGAACGGCAACGCGCTTCCGAAGCAAGCGGAGTTTGAGCCGAACGAGGCAGAAAAAACGCCCAAAAAGCCGCAACCGAAAGCGCTTTCGGAGCAAGAAAAGCTGCTCTTTTGCATCGAGCAACTGCCGCCGCTCGAGCGCGATTTGATTTCCCTTCACGACATTGAGAAAAAAAGCGTGGAAGAAATCGCCATCATCAAACAGCTCGAGCAAGCCGACATCCGCGCCACGCTCGGCAACGCCCGAAAATCGCTCAAACGCCTTTTCTTTGAGATGGATTAAAGCAGCTCAAAACTCGATTTTCAAAAGCCGCAACTTCATTTTCCCCACTATTTCATTTTCGTTTTTTCAAAGAAAACCCGGATGCGCAAAAAATCCCTCAAGTGTAGCCCTTTTGAAAAAATTATTCAAAACATTTTGAAATTATCTATACATACGCGTATGTTTGTAAAAACAAATTTGAACGATGAGAGTAACCAAAGAACAAGCTGAACAAACAAAAAAAGCTTTGATTGATGCCGGGTTGGATGTGTTTAGCGAGAAAGGATTTGCGTCGACCCGCTTGGAGGATATTGTCAAACACGCCGGCCTAACACGAGGCGCCTTTTATTGGCACTTCAAAAACAAACTGGAGCTTTATTGCGAGGTTTATAAAGAAGGCATGAAATACATCAGCATAAGGCTTCGCGATGCCATTCAGCCAGAGAATTCGTCGCTGAACAACATCAAGCGCGCGCTGCTTTTCATTGCGTCTGATATCAACACAGAAGAGCGGATCGGAAAGTTTGCCAAGCTGCAATACACGATTGAATGGACGCCGGAAATTCGTGAGGCAATTGAATACATCAAACATGAAATGTCGCTCCCCTTCAGGACGCTGATGTATGGACTCATTGAAAAAGGAAAAGACGAAGGACTGATTAAAAAAGGCGTTGATACCGAAATCATTTTTAAAGCCGTTGTTTCTTTGCTAATCGGCATGTCCAATTTGAAGCATGAAAAAAATTATCCGTTAGACACAGAAGACATAGACCCGATGCTTTCAATTTTTATTGACGGCATTCGGAATTAAGTTTTTTATCTCTCTTAACATACATACATGAATGTTTAAACGATACAACTATGAAATACCATCAGGGTTTACTTGGATTAGTGCTGCTGGCTCTCACAGCAACCGGATGTGGAAGTGATGCCCCTCAAGCGAAAAATTTGGAAGAAATTTATGCAGAAAAGGGCATTCCTGTAAAAGTGAAGCCGGTTTCACAAACGCCGTTCTCGGTTTATGAGCACTATTTTGCGACACTTTCGGGCATTGAAGAATCTTCGGAGTTCGCACCAATTTCGGACAAAATCGAGCAGGTGTATGCCAAAGTCGGCGATTATGTGCGCAAAGGCCAAGTGATTATCACATTTCCGAGCGACAATCCCAGCACGCAATATTATCAGTTGAAAGAATCGTTTGAAAATGCCGAGAAAACCTACAATCGGCTTATAAGCGTCTATGAAAAAGGCGGTGTCTCGCGCCAAGATTTTGATAACGCGAAAACACAGTTTGAAGTCGCAAAAGCCAATTGGGAATCCATCAAGCAATCGATTGAAGTGGAAGCGCCGATTTCCGGCATTGTGACGAAGATAAATGTCCAACCGTCGGACAATGTGGAAAAAGAAGACGAGCTTTTCACCATTTCAAAAATGAACCAGCTCAAAGCCACTATTTTAGTTCCCGAAAAGCACATTGTGCTTTATGAAGTTGGGCAAAAAGCCATTGCACGCTGGAACGGGAAAGAGTTGCAAGGCAAAGTGACACGCGTCAATCGCACCATCACCCCACAAAAGCAAGCCTTTGAAGTCAAGCTGGCGTTTGATAATCCCGGTGTGATTTTCCAAACGGGCATTACCGCAGATGTCGATGTGGAAGTTTACGAGAAAGCCGCCGCGCTGGCAATTAATCGCAGCAACCTGATCGAGCGGCAAAATCAGCATTGGGTTTTCATCGCGCAAGGCGATTCGGCCTTACTTAAACCGGTAGCGTTAGGAAAATCCAACGGCGTGAAAGTTGAAATCACTGAAGGCCTAACGCCAGGCGAGAAGCTCATCACCGAAGGACAGCTTTTGCTCTCGCAAGGCAAAAAGATCAACATTCAGAATTAAAAAACACGTTTTGACTCCGCAACCGGCTACAAAAGTCATAAGTGACCGGAGCGGAGTCGGAAAACCCCAGAAAAAGAGCGCGGATCGGCTTCGTGCAACGCGCCGCTTCTGGTTCGGATTTCCATTTATCTTTTTCTGCCTCGGCAAACCTCACTCGCTTAGAGTGAATAGAAACTCTTTTAATACTTAATAGAATCGCTCATGACAATTGCTGATTTATCCATCAAACGACCCATTATGATGAGTATGTTTCTCATCGTATTTGCGCTTTTCGGGTCGATGGCGTATTTCGGAATGCCGCTTGATTTGTTTCCGGTGGTCAATATCCCTTACATCACGGTGAAAACCACCTATGCAGGCGCTGGCCCAAAAGAAATAGAAACCCAGATCACCAAAAAAATTGAAGATGCGGTTTCCTCCGTTAGCGAAATTGATCAGATGATTTCCTACTCGATGGAAGGCGTGTCTTTGGTTATGATTAAGTTTGAGCTGGCCAAAGATCCCGACATCGCCAACCAAGAGGTCAAGGACAAAGTCGACGCGATTGTCAATAACCTGCCCGACGACGCTGACATCCCGATCGTCCAGAAATACAATGTGAATGAAAAACCGATTTTGGAAGTCGTACTTTCCGGCCCCTTAACTCAAACGGAGCTTTATGAATTGGCCGATAAGCGATTGAAAGATCGTTTTGCGCAAATTCCGGGCGTGGCGCAGGTAAATCTTTCTGGCGGCCAGGAACGCGAGGTTCAAGTTATTTTGGACGATCGAACGGTTTTTCAAAACACGATCGACCTAAATACGTTGAGCCAAATTTTGAGCGCCCAAAACATCGATATTCCGGCGGGAAATTTCAAGCGAGGCAATCAAGAATACACGGTTCGACTTAGCGGCGAATTCGAAGACCCGAAGGAAATCGCCGATCTCGAAGTGCCAACGAGCTTCGGCATGAAGCGAATTAAAGATATTGCCGAAGTGAAGGACACAGGCGAAGAGGTTCGCCAACGCGTGAGCTATTTCAACAACATTGAAAAAGCCGGCAGCCCCGATGCGGTTCTTTTAAGTTTGGTGAAGAACTCCGAAGGAAACTCGGTTGAAATTGCCAAAGATGTGAAAAAAGTCTTGCCGGAAATGCAGGCTTCGCTGCCGGCAGGCACGCAGCTGGAAATCGTTACAGACAAATCCGTTTTCGTGGAAAGCTCGGTTGAAGACACGCTCGTAAATATCCTTTTGGGTATCGTTCTAACCAGCATTGTGTTGCTTTTCTTCCTGCACGATTTGCGCTCGACAACCATCGTGGCCATTTCCATGCCGATGTCCATTTTATCGGCCTTCATGATCATGCAAGCCTCTGGCTTTTCACTGAACATGATGAGCTTAATGGGCCTTTCAACTGCGGTGGGCGTGCTGGTTACAAATTCCGTGGTGGTGCTGGAAAATATTTTCCGCCACAAGGAAATGGGCAACGGACGAGTTGAAGCCGCCTCAAAGGGAACAAACGAAGTGGTGGTGGCGGTGGTCGCTTCCGCGCTGACGAACATTGCGGTGTTTTTGCCGATTGCGCAAATGACGAGCATTGTTGGACAGTTTTTCCGCGAATTTGCTTTAACCGTTACCTACGCAACCATTTTTTCGCTCATCATTTCATTTACGCTCACGCCAATGCTCGCATCATTGCTCTTGCCGGAAGAAGACAAGAAAAAGCATCCGATAGGCGAAGCGCTGGAAAAAATGTTCCATTTTTGGGAAACCCTTTATAAGCGCTCGCTTGAAGCCATTTTGCAGTCCAAATGGCGCGCGGTGGGCGTGATTGCGACGGCCATTATTTTATTTATCCTAAGTTTGCCACTGGCTGGAAAAATTGGATTCGAGTTTGTGCCACTCACCGACGAAGGCGACATCGATATTGAACTGGAACTACCCGAAGGCACAAACCTTGAGAAAACCGCCGAACTGCTTTCTTCCGTTGAAGCTCGGCTAAGAGAAATTCCCGAAGTTAAACACCTTTTGATGAATTTAGGGCGCATTAACGATTATAATGTCGGCACCAACTTGGTGCTCATCAAACTCAAGTTGGTGAGCGTTCATGAAAGAAGCGAAAGCTCCGAAGCTTTTACCAGCAAGATCATCCAAATGCTCTCCGATTTTCCTGACATTCGCCTACGCGTTCGCGCCGTGTCTTCGATCGGCGGGTCGGAGCAAGCGCCGATTCTCTTTTATTTGATGGGACAAGACAACGATCTCGTCAATAAATACAAAGACGAGATTTTAGCAAAAATTTCGGATGTGCCCGGCCTTGTCAATCTCAACAGCAGTTCGCGCAGCGGAAAACCGGAAATCAATTTGACTCCTGATCGAAAAAAGCTCTCCGACGCCGGCCTGACGATCTACGATTTGGCCATGAATGTTCGCGGCGCGGTAAACGGCCTGGTTTCCACGCAGTATAAAGAGCAAGGCGAAGAATACGACATTCGCTTGATGCTGGACGATGCCGCCGTTGATAGCCCGGAAAAAATCGCCAATATCACGCTGAGCACCAGCATGGGCAGTTTGCGGCTTTCCCAGCTTTGCGATATTGAGTTCAAAGAAGGATATAGCAAAATCATGCACAAAGATAAGTTCAAGGCCGTAGAGTTTTCCGCGTCATCGGCGCCGGGCGTGCCAATGGGAAATGTTGTTTCTGAAATTAACGCGAAAATTGCAGAGATCGACCTTCCCTCGGGCTACAAAATAACTTGGGGCGGCGATGCGGAAATGATGCAAGATACCGCTGTGGATATGCTGCGCACTTTCATTATCGCGATTATTTTAACCTACATGCTTTTAGCGGCCATTTTGGAAAGCTTCACTCAGCCGCTGATTATTTTGGGAACCGTTCCGCTTGCCATGATCGGCGTGTTTGGTAGCATGTACATCACGGGAAAAAGCATGAATATTATTTCCATGCTCTCGATTGTGATGCTGCTCGGTATTGTGGTCAATAACGCAATTTTGATGCTGAGCTACACAAACGAACTGCGCGAAAAAGGCATGAGCATTTACGACGCGCTCATTGAAGCTTGTCCAACAAAGCTCAAGCCGATTTTGATGTCGACGATCGCGATTATTCTCGGCATGTTGCCGATGGCAATGGGATTCGGCGACGCAGGCCGGGAAATTCGTCAACCGATGGGCATTGTGGCAATTGGCGGATTGGTTGTTTCAACGTTTTTAACTTTGTTTGTGATTCCTGCGATTTACGACTTAACTTCGCGTGAAAAAAAAGCGCAGTCATAGATTTGAAAACTTAACCCGATAACTCAGGCAATGAAATACACTCTTTTGTTAATCATCATTTTCTTCGGCTTTCAGTCGGGCGGCGTGGCCAAAGAACTCAAGCTCAACGATTACTTAGCCAAGGTGAAAGAATCCAATAAAGACATCAAACTTGCCAAGCAAGATTTAGCGGTTGCTGAAGCCAACAATCAGGAAGCGTGGTCACTTGCGTTGCCAAAGATTTCTGCCGAAGCTACCTATAATCACAATTTTAAAGATATTTATATGTATGCCGATTTTTCGTCATTTGGGCTGAGCGGCATCCAAAAATTCAG
Above is a window of Chloroherpeton thalassium ATCC 35110 DNA encoding:
- a CDS encoding chlorophyllide a reductase iron protein subunit X, whose amino-acid sequence is MAARTIAIYGKGGIGKSFITTNLSATVCKTGRRVLQLGCDPKHDSTTSLFGGVSLPTVTEVFAKKNLQHSHIQIEDVVFKRRLDGFERDIFGIELGGPEVGRGCGGRGIISGFEILEKLGLFKWDLDVILMDFLGDVVCGGFATPLSRSLCEEVILVVSNDRQSIFAANNICLANNYFNASGSNSKLLGIIVNRDDGSGIAERYAEAAGINVLMKLPYNSEARDKADSFDLAMRLPEIERPFRELTEKLLNGELSYCSPKGLSYEEFMSLFGEISGNRPASASFADLHLASKPEVDIDRLGVETIQNLSTIKSAESETQNGNALPKQAEFEPNEAEKTPKKPQPKALSEQEKLLFCIEQLPPLERDLISLHDIEKKSVEEIAIIKQLEQADIRATLGNARKSLKRLFFEMD
- a CDS encoding TetR family transcriptional regulator; amino-acid sequence: MRVTKEQAEQTKKALIDAGLDVFSEKGFASTRLEDIVKHAGLTRGAFYWHFKNKLELYCEVYKEGMKYISIRLRDAIQPENSSLNNIKRALLFIASDINTEERIGKFAKLQYTIEWTPEIREAIEYIKHEMSLPFRTLMYGLIEKGKDEGLIKKGVDTEIIFKAVVSLLIGMSNLKHEKNYPLDTEDIDPMLSIFIDGIRN
- a CDS encoding efflux RND transporter periplasmic adaptor subunit, which encodes MKYHQGLLGLVLLALTATGCGSDAPQAKNLEEIYAEKGIPVKVKPVSQTPFSVYEHYFATLSGIEESSEFAPISDKIEQVYAKVGDYVRKGQVIITFPSDNPSTQYYQLKESFENAEKTYNRLISVYEKGGVSRQDFDNAKTQFEVAKANWESIKQSIEVEAPISGIVTKINVQPSDNVEKEDELFTISKMNQLKATILVPEKHIVLYEVGQKAIARWNGKELQGKVTRVNRTITPQKQAFEVKLAFDNPGVIFQTGITADVDVEVYEKAAALAINRSNLIERQNQHWVFIAQGDSALLKPVALGKSNGVKVEITEGLTPGEKLITEGQLLLSQGKKINIQN
- a CDS encoding efflux RND transporter permease subunit; amino-acid sequence: MTIADLSIKRPIMMSMFLIVFALFGSMAYFGMPLDLFPVVNIPYITVKTTYAGAGPKEIETQITKKIEDAVSSVSEIDQMISYSMEGVSLVMIKFELAKDPDIANQEVKDKVDAIVNNLPDDADIPIVQKYNVNEKPILEVVLSGPLTQTELYELADKRLKDRFAQIPGVAQVNLSGGQEREVQVILDDRTVFQNTIDLNTLSQILSAQNIDIPAGNFKRGNQEYTVRLSGEFEDPKEIADLEVPTSFGMKRIKDIAEVKDTGEEVRQRVSYFNNIEKAGSPDAVLLSLVKNSEGNSVEIAKDVKKVLPEMQASLPAGTQLEIVTDKSVFVESSVEDTLVNILLGIVLTSIVLLFFLHDLRSTTIVAISMPMSILSAFMIMQASGFSLNMMSLMGLSTAVGVLVTNSVVVLENIFRHKEMGNGRVEAASKGTNEVVVAVVASALTNIAVFLPIAQMTSIVGQFFREFALTVTYATIFSLIISFTLTPMLASLLLPEEDKKKHPIGEALEKMFHFWETLYKRSLEAILQSKWRAVGVIATAIILFILSLPLAGKIGFEFVPLTDEGDIDIELELPEGTNLEKTAELLSSVEARLREIPEVKHLLMNLGRINDYNVGTNLVLIKLKLVSVHERSESSEAFTSKIIQMLSDFPDIRLRVRAVSSIGGSEQAPILFYLMGQDNDLVNKYKDEILAKISDVPGLVNLNSSSRSGKPEINLTPDRKKLSDAGLTIYDLAMNVRGAVNGLVSTQYKEQGEEYDIRLMLDDAAVDSPEKIANITLSTSMGSLRLSQLCDIEFKEGYSKIMHKDKFKAVEFSASSAPGVPMGNVVSEINAKIAEIDLPSGYKITWGGDAEMMQDTAVDMLRTFIIAIILTYMLLAAILESFTQPLIILGTVPLAMIGVFGSMYITGKSMNIISMLSIVMLLGIVVNNAILMLSYTNELREKGMSIYDALIEACPTKLKPILMSTIAIILGMLPMAMGFGDAGREIRQPMGIVAIGGLVVSTFLTLFVIPAIYDLTSREKKAQS